One part of the Streptomyces ferrugineus genome encodes these proteins:
- a CDS encoding glycerol-3-phosphate dehydrogenase/oxidase, whose protein sequence is MTSQSTLQSVPALGTRPAFGVGPSRAETREQLAKASYDLLVIGGGILGISTAWHAAQSGLRVALVDAGDFAGATSSASSKLLHGGLRYLQTGAVKLVAENHFERRAVSRQVAPHLANPLTFYLPVYKGGPHGAAKLGAGVFAYSALSAFGDGVGHLLSPAKAAQDVPELRTDNLKAVAVYGDDQMNDARMALMTVRGAVEAGAVVLNHAEVTGLRFTKGRVTGAELKDRLSGDEFGVSARLVLNATGPWVDHLRRMEDPNAAPSIRLSKGAHLVLKRTSPWKAALATPIDKYRITFALPWEDMLLLGTTDEEFEGDPADVAVNDKDIAQILDEAAFSIRDQQLDRDLITYAFAGLRVLPGGPGDTAKAKRETVVTEGRGGMLSVAGGKWTTFRHIGRTVMKKLEALPGHPLGDDFEPIASLPKKLPLPGIANPRAVAHRLLTDRPAPGPRMAADTARHLATHYGSLAFDIARIANENPELGERVHPDAPEIWAQVVYARDNEWAETQDDVLRRRTTLTIRGLASDDVRAKVQDLLDKK, encoded by the coding sequence ATGACCAGTCAGTCCACCCTGCAGTCCGTGCCTGCCCTGGGCACGCGCCCGGCCTTCGGCGTAGGCCCGAGCCGCGCCGAGACCCGGGAGCAGCTCGCCAAGGCGTCGTACGACCTTCTCGTGATCGGCGGCGGCATCCTGGGCATCTCCACCGCCTGGCACGCCGCGCAGTCCGGCCTCAGGGTGGCTCTGGTCGACGCCGGCGACTTCGCCGGCGCCACCTCGTCCGCCTCCTCCAAGCTGCTCCACGGCGGTCTGCGCTATCTGCAGACCGGCGCGGTGAAGCTGGTGGCGGAGAACCACTTCGAGCGCCGTGCGGTCTCCCGTCAGGTGGCTCCCCACCTGGCGAACCCGCTCACGTTCTACCTCCCCGTGTACAAGGGCGGGCCGCACGGCGCTGCGAAGCTCGGGGCGGGCGTCTTCGCCTACTCCGCACTGTCCGCGTTCGGAGACGGCGTCGGTCACCTCCTGTCCCCCGCCAAGGCGGCGCAGGACGTGCCCGAGCTGCGCACCGACAACCTCAAGGCCGTGGCCGTGTACGGCGACGACCAGATGAACGACGCGCGCATGGCGCTGATGACGGTCCGCGGGGCCGTCGAGGCGGGCGCGGTCGTGCTCAACCACGCCGAGGTCACCGGCCTGCGCTTCACCAAGGGCCGGGTGACCGGAGCGGAGCTGAAGGACCGCCTGTCCGGCGACGAGTTCGGGGTGAGCGCCCGCCTGGTGCTGAACGCGACCGGGCCGTGGGTCGATCACCTGCGCCGGATGGAGGACCCGAACGCCGCGCCGTCGATCCGGCTGTCGAAGGGCGCGCACCTGGTCCTGAAGCGGACCTCGCCGTGGAAGGCGGCGCTCGCGACCCCGATCGACAAGTACCGCATCACGTTCGCCCTGCCCTGGGAGGACATGCTGCTGCTCGGCACCACGGACGAGGAGTTCGAGGGCGACCCGGCGGATGTCGCGGTCAACGACAAGGACATAGCCCAGATCCTGGACGAGGCCGCGTTCTCCATCCGGGACCAGCAGCTCGACCGGGATCTGATCACCTACGCGTTCGCGGGTCTGCGGGTGCTGCCGGGCGGCCCCGGTGACACCGCGAAGGCCAAGCGCGAGACGGTCGTGACCGAGGGCCGGGGCGGCATGCTGTCCGTCGCGGGCGGCAAGTGGACCACCTTCCGGCACATCGGCCGTACGGTCATGAAGAAGCTGGAGGCGCTGCCGGGCCACCCGCTGGGCGACGATTTCGAGCCCATCGCCTCGCTGCCGAAGAAGCTGCCGCTGCCGGGTATCGCGAACCCGCGCGCGGTCGCCCACCGGCTGCTGACCGACCGCCCGGCGCCGGGTCCGCGCATGGCGGCCGACACCGCCAGGCACCTGGCCACCCACTACGGTTCGCTGGCCTTCGACATCGCCCGGATCGCCAACGAGAACCCGGAGCTCGGCGAGCGCGTCCACCCGGACGCCCCGGAGATCTGGGCCCAGGTCGTCTACGCCCGGGACAACGAGTGGGCCGAGACGCAGGACGACGTGCTGCGCCGCCGTACGACGCTGACGATCCGGGGTCTGGCCTCGGACGACGTGCGGGCGAAGGTGCAGGACCTGCTCGACAAGAAGTGA
- the metH gene encoding methionine synthase, with translation MASLPPTPSADSRTRVSALREALATRVVVADGAMGTMLQAQDPTLEDFENLEGCNEILNLTRPDIVRSVHDAYFAVGVDCVETNTFGANHTAAAEYEIADRVHELSEAGARLAREVADEYAARDGRARWVLGSVGPGTKLPTLGHVGYTTIRDGYQANAEGLLAGGADALIVETTQDLLQTKASVLGARRAMEATGTEVPLLVSMAFETTGTMLLGSEIGAALTALEPLGIDMIGLNCSTGPAEMSEHLRYLARHSRTPLLCMPNAGLPILTKDGAHFPLDPEGLADAQDTFVRDYGLNLIGGCCGTTPEHLRQLVERVRDTAPVERRPQPEPGAASLYQTVPFRQDTSYLAIGERTNANGSKKFREAMLEARWDDCVEMAREQIREGAHMLDLCVDYVGRDGVADMEELAGRFATASTLPIVLDSTEVDVIQAGLEKLGGRAVINSVNYEDGDGPESRFAKVTKLAQEHGAALIALTIDEEGQARTPEKKVEIAERLIEDLTTNWGILESDILIDTLTFTICTGQEESRKDGIATIEAIRELKRRHPDVQTTLGLSNISFGLNPAARILLNSVFLDECVKAGLDSAIVHASKILPIARFDEEQVTTALDLIYDRRSEGYDPLQKLMALFEGATAKSLKAGKAEELAALPLEERLKRRIIDGERNGLEADLDEALQDTPALDIVNNTLLDGMKVVGELFGSGQMQLPFVLQSAEVMKAAVAYLEPHMEKTDADGKGTIVLATVRGDVHDIGKNLVDIILSNNGYNVVNLGIKQPVSAILEAAEEHRADVIGMSGLLVKSTVIMKENLEELNQRGLAANYPVILGGAALTRAYVEQDLHELYEGEVRYARDAFEGLRLMDALIGVKRGVPGAKLPELKQRRVRASAVTIEDERPEEGHVRSDVATDNPVPAPPFWGTRVIKGIQLKEYASWLDEGALFKGQWGLKEARTGEGPSYQELVETEGRPRLRGLLDRLQTENLLEAAVVYGYFPCVSKDDDLILLDEHGNESTRFTFPRQRRGRRLCLADFFRPQESGETDVVGLQVVTVGSRIGEETARLFESNSYRDYLELHGLSVQLAEALAEYWHARVRSELGFAGEDPADIEDMFALRYRGARFSLGYGACPNLEDRSKIADLLQPERIGVHLSEEFQLHPEQSTDAIVIHHPEAKYFNAR, from the coding sequence ATGGCCTCGTTGCCACCGACCCCTTCCGCCGACAGCCGGACCCGTGTGTCCGCCCTCCGCGAGGCGCTCGCCACCCGAGTGGTGGTCGCCGACGGAGCGATGGGCACCATGTTGCAGGCCCAGGACCCCACTCTCGAGGACTTCGAGAATCTGGAGGGCTGCAACGAGATCCTGAACCTGACCCGCCCCGACATCGTCCGCTCCGTCCACGACGCGTACTTCGCGGTGGGCGTCGACTGCGTCGAGACCAACACCTTCGGGGCCAACCACACCGCCGCGGCCGAGTACGAGATCGCCGACCGTGTGCACGAACTGTCCGAGGCCGGCGCGCGCCTCGCCCGCGAGGTCGCCGACGAGTACGCCGCCCGCGACGGCCGCGCGCGCTGGGTCCTGGGCTCGGTCGGCCCCGGCACCAAGCTGCCCACCCTCGGCCACGTCGGCTACACCACCATCCGCGACGGCTACCAGGCCAACGCCGAGGGCCTGCTCGCCGGCGGCGCCGACGCCCTGATCGTCGAGACCACCCAGGACCTGCTGCAGACCAAGGCCTCCGTCCTGGGCGCCCGCCGCGCCATGGAGGCGACCGGCACCGAGGTGCCGCTGCTGGTCTCCATGGCCTTCGAGACGACCGGCACCATGCTGCTCGGCTCCGAGATCGGCGCCGCGCTCACCGCGCTGGAGCCGCTCGGCATCGACATGATCGGCCTGAACTGCTCGACCGGCCCCGCCGAGATGAGCGAGCACCTGCGCTACCTGGCCCGGCACTCCCGCACCCCGCTGCTGTGCATGCCGAACGCCGGTCTGCCGATCCTCACCAAGGACGGCGCCCACTTCCCGCTCGACCCCGAGGGCCTGGCCGACGCCCAGGACACCTTCGTACGGGACTACGGGCTGAACCTCATCGGCGGCTGCTGCGGAACGACCCCCGAGCATCTGCGGCAGCTCGTGGAGCGGGTCCGCGACACCGCGCCCGTGGAGCGCCGCCCGCAGCCCGAGCCGGGCGCCGCCTCCCTCTACCAGACCGTCCCGTTCCGCCAGGACACCTCCTACCTCGCCATCGGCGAGCGCACCAACGCCAACGGCTCCAAGAAGTTCCGCGAGGCCATGCTTGAGGCCCGCTGGGACGACTGCGTGGAGATGGCGCGCGAGCAGATCCGCGAGGGCGCGCACATGCTCGACCTGTGCGTGGACTACGTCGGCCGCGACGGCGTCGCCGACATGGAGGAACTCGCCGGCCGCTTCGCCACCGCCTCCACCCTGCCGATCGTCCTGGACTCCACCGAGGTCGACGTCATCCAGGCCGGCCTGGAGAAGCTCGGCGGACGCGCGGTCATCAACTCCGTCAACTACGAGGACGGCGACGGCCCCGAGTCCCGCTTCGCGAAGGTCACCAAGCTCGCCCAGGAGCACGGCGCGGCCCTGATCGCGCTGACCATCGACGAAGAGGGCCAGGCCCGCACCCCCGAGAAGAAGGTCGAGATCGCCGAACGGCTGATCGAGGACCTGACGACGAACTGGGGCATCCTCGAGTCGGACATCCTCATCGACACCCTGACCTTCACCATCTGCACCGGTCAGGAGGAGTCCCGTAAGGACGGCATCGCCACCATCGAGGCGATCCGCGAGCTCAAGCGCCGCCACCCCGACGTCCAGACCACCCTCGGCCTGTCGAACATCTCCTTCGGCCTCAACCCGGCCGCCCGCATCCTGCTGAACTCCGTCTTCCTCGACGAGTGCGTCAAGGCGGGCCTGGACTCGGCGATCGTGCACGCCTCGAAGATCCTGCCGATCGCCCGCTTCGACGAGGAGCAGGTCACCACGGCCCTGGACCTCATCTACGACCGCCGCAGCGAGGGCTACGACCCGCTGCAGAAGCTCATGGCCCTGTTCGAGGGCGCCACCGCCAAATCGCTGAAGGCGGGCAAGGCCGAGGAACTCGCCGCCCTGCCACTGGAGGAGCGTCTCAAGCGCCGCATCATCGACGGCGAGCGCAACGGCCTGGAGGCCGACCTCGACGAGGCCCTCCAGGACACGCCCGCTCTCGACATCGTCAACAACACCCTGCTGGACGGCATGAAGGTCGTCGGCGAGCTGTTCGGCTCCGGCCAGATGCAGCTGCCGTTCGTCCTGCAGTCCGCCGAGGTGATGAAGGCCGCCGTCGCCTACCTCGAACCGCACATGGAGAAGACCGACGCCGACGGCAAGGGCACCATCGTGCTGGCGACCGTGCGCGGGGACGTGCACGACATCGGCAAGAACCTCGTGGACATCATCCTGTCCAACAACGGCTACAACGTGGTCAACCTGGGCATCAAGCAGCCCGTCTCCGCGATCCTGGAGGCCGCCGAGGAACACCGGGCCGATGTCATCGGCATGTCCGGGCTGCTGGTGAAGTCCACGGTGATCATGAAGGAGAACCTGGAGGAGCTCAACCAGCGCGGCCTCGCGGCGAACTACCCCGTCATCCTCGGCGGCGCCGCCCTCACCCGCGCCTACGTCGAGCAGGACCTGCACGAGCTGTACGAGGGCGAAGTGCGCTACGCCCGCGACGCGTTCGAGGGCCTGCGCCTGATGGACGCCCTCATCGGCGTCAAGCGCGGCGTACCCGGCGCCAAGCTGCCCGAGCTCAAGCAGCGCCGGGTGCGCGCCAGTGCCGTGACCATCGAGGACGAGCGCCCCGAAGAGGGCCACGTCCGCTCCGACGTCGCCACCGACAACCCCGTCCCCGCGCCGCCGTTCTGGGGCACCCGTGTCATCAAGGGCATCCAGCTCAAGGAGTACGCCTCCTGGCTGGACGAGGGCGCCCTCTTCAAGGGCCAGTGGGGCCTGAAGGAGGCCCGCACCGGTGAGGGGCCGTCGTACCAGGAGCTCGTCGAGACCGAGGGCCGACCGCGGCTGCGCGGACTGCTCGACAGGCTCCAGACGGAGAACCTCCTCGAAGCGGCCGTGGTCTACGGCTACTTCCCGTGTGTCTCCAAGGACGACGACCTGATCCTGCTGGACGAGCACGGCAACGAAAGCACCCGCTTCACCTTCCCGCGCCAGCGCCGCGGCCGCCGGCTGTGCCTCGCGGACTTCTTCCGCCCGCAGGAGTCCGGCGAGACCGACGTCGTGGGCCTCCAGGTCGTGACCGTGGGCTCGCGCATCGGCGAGGAGACCGCCCGGCTCTTCGAGTCGAACTCCTACCGTGACTACCTCGAACTGCACGGCCTTTCGGTGCAGTTGGCCGAGGCGCTCGCCGAGTACTGGCACGCGCGCGTGCGCTCCGAGCTGGGCTTCGCCGGTGAGGACCCGGCCGACATCGAGGACATGTTCGCGCTGCGCTACCGGGGAGCCCGCTTCTCGCTGGGCTACGGCGCCTGCCCCAACCTGGAGGACCGGTCCAAGATCGCCGACCTGCTCCAGCCCGAACGCATCGGCGTCCACCTGTCGGAGGAGTTCCAGCTGCACCCCGAGCAGTCCACGGACGCCATCGTCATCCACCACCCGGAGGCGAAGTACTTCAACGCCCGATAG
- a CDS encoding PAC2 family protein, translating to MIELEGVPELIDPVMVAAFEGWNDAGDAASTAVAHLDKEWKGEVFAALDAEDYYDFQVNRPTVWMDAGVRKITWPTTRLSVVRVGGEKPRDLVLVRGIEPSMRWRSFCNELLGFAHELGVELVVILGALLGDTPHTRPVPISGTTSDADLARRMDLEETKYEGPTGIVGILQEACTHAGVPAVSLWAAVPHYVSQPPNPKATLALLNRLEDLIDVRIPLGELPEDARAWQVGVDQLAAEDSEVAEYVQSLEEARDTAELPEASGEAIAREFERYLRRRDGGPSAGDRTRPPMPPKPGAKDDDEDSSDD from the coding sequence GTGATCGAGCTCGAGGGGGTTCCCGAGCTGATCGACCCGGTCATGGTGGCCGCGTTCGAGGGCTGGAACGATGCCGGCGACGCCGCCTCCACCGCGGTCGCGCATCTGGACAAGGAGTGGAAGGGCGAGGTGTTCGCGGCGCTGGACGCCGAGGACTACTACGACTTCCAAGTGAACCGCCCCACGGTGTGGATGGACGCGGGCGTCCGCAAGATCACGTGGCCGACGACCCGTCTCTCGGTGGTCCGGGTCGGCGGTGAGAAGCCGCGTGATCTCGTACTCGTCCGAGGTATCGAGCCTTCCATGCGCTGGCGCTCGTTCTGCAACGAGCTCCTCGGCTTCGCGCACGAACTGGGCGTGGAGCTGGTGGTCATCCTGGGTGCCCTGCTCGGCGACACCCCGCACACGCGTCCGGTCCCGATCAGCGGCACCACGTCCGACGCGGACCTGGCCCGCCGCATGGATCTGGAGGAGACCAAGTACGAGGGCCCCACGGGCATCGTCGGCATCCTTCAGGAGGCGTGCACGCACGCGGGCGTGCCGGCGGTCAGCCTCTGGGCGGCCGTACCGCACTACGTGTCGCAGCCGCCCAACCCGAAGGCGACGCTGGCCCTGCTCAACCGGCTGGAGGACCTGATCGACGTGCGCATCCCGCTGGGCGAGCTGCCCGAGGACGCGCGCGCCTGGCAGGTGGGCGTGGACCAGCTGGCCGCCGAGGACAGTGAGGTCGCCGAGTACGTCCAGTCGCTGGAGGAGGCCCGGGACACCGCGGAGCTTCCGGAGGCGTCGGGCGAGGCCATCGCCCGCGAGTTCGAGCGGTATCTGCGGCGCCGGGACGGCGGCCCGTCGGCCGGCGACCGTACGCGCCCGCCGATGCCGCCGAAGCCGGGTGCCAAGGACGACGACGAGGACTCGTCGGACGACTGA
- a CDS encoding MIP/aquaporin family protein: MSSSDIFIGETIGTALLILLGGGVCAAVTLKASKARNAGWLAIAFGWGFAVLTAVYTSAPLSGAHLNPAVTVALAIKDNDWSNVPTYFAGQLLGAMIGATLVWVAYYGQFQAHLTDREIVGGPGAQATAAKAVEAQEKGAGPVLGIFSTGPEIRHTVQNLLTEIIGTVVLVLAVLTQGLNDNGNGLGPLGALITALVVVSIGLSLGGPTGYAINPARDLGPRIVHALLPLPNKGGSDWGYAWIPVVGPLVGGAVAAGIYNVAFA; this comes from the coding sequence GTGTCCAGCTCCGACATCTTCATCGGCGAGACCATCGGTACCGCCCTGCTCATCCTGCTCGGCGGCGGCGTGTGCGCCGCCGTGACGCTCAAGGCCTCCAAGGCCCGCAACGCCGGCTGGCTCGCCATCGCCTTCGGGTGGGGCTTCGCAGTACTCACGGCGGTGTACACCTCGGCGCCGCTGTCCGGCGCCCACCTCAACCCGGCCGTGACCGTCGCGCTCGCGATCAAGGACAACGACTGGAGCAACGTTCCGACGTACTTCGCCGGCCAGCTCCTCGGCGCCATGATCGGCGCGACCCTGGTCTGGGTCGCCTACTACGGCCAGTTCCAGGCCCACCTCACCGACCGGGAGATCGTCGGCGGTCCGGGCGCGCAGGCCACGGCGGCCAAGGCCGTCGAGGCCCAGGAGAAGGGCGCAGGCCCGGTCCTGGGCATCTTCTCCACCGGTCCCGAGATCCGGCACACGGTGCAGAACCTCCTCACGGAGATCATCGGCACCGTCGTGCTGGTGCTCGCGGTCCTCACCCAGGGCCTGAACGACAACGGCAACGGTCTGGGCCCGCTGGGCGCCCTGATCACCGCGCTCGTCGTCGTCTCCATCGGTCTGTCCCTCGGCGGCCCGACCGGCTACGCGATCAACCCGGCCCGTGACCTCGGTCCGCGCATCGTGCACGCCCTCCTGCCCCTGCCCAACAAGGGCGGCTCCGACTGGGGCTACGCCTGGATCCCGGTGGTCGGTCCGCTCGTCGGCGGCGCCGTCGCGGCAGGCATCTACAACGTCGCTTTCGCCTAG
- a CDS encoding HAD family hydrolase, which yields MTSTVPAPVTRTADGSALQAVLLDMDGTLVDTEGFWWDVEVEIFAGLGHTLDDSWRHVVVGGPMSRSAGFLIEATGADIALAELTVLLNQGFEDRIDRALPLMPGAARLLAELAAYEIPTALVSASHRRIIDRVLTSLGPQHFALTVAGDEVPRTKPHPDPYLLAASGLGADPARCAVVEDTATGVAAAEAAGCQVVAVPSIASIAPAARRTVVSSLEEVDLAFLRGLMAA from the coding sequence ATGACCAGCACGGTCCCCGCGCCAGTAACCCGCACGGCCGACGGGTCGGCCCTTCAGGCCGTACTCCTCGACATGGACGGCACCCTGGTGGACACGGAGGGCTTCTGGTGGGACGTCGAGGTCGAGATCTTCGCCGGCCTCGGTCACACCCTCGACGACTCCTGGCGCCATGTGGTGGTCGGCGGCCCCATGAGCCGCAGCGCCGGCTTCCTGATCGAGGCCACCGGCGCCGACATCGCGCTCGCCGAGCTCACGGTGCTGCTCAACCAGGGCTTCGAGGACCGTATCGACCGGGCCCTGCCGCTGATGCCGGGCGCGGCCCGGCTGCTGGCCGAGCTCGCCGCGTACGAGATCCCCACGGCCCTGGTCTCCGCCTCGCACCGGCGCATCATCGACCGTGTGCTCACCTCGCTCGGCCCTCAGCACTTCGCGCTGACGGTCGCCGGCGACGAGGTGCCGCGCACCAAGCCGCACCCGGACCCGTACCTGCTCGCCGCGTCCGGACTGGGCGCTGACCCCGCCAGATGCGCGGTCGTCGAGGACACCGCGACCGGCGTCGCCGCCGCCGAGGCCGCGGGCTGCCAGGTGGTGGCCGTACCGTCCATCGCGTCCATCGCACCGGCCGCCCGGCGCACCGTGGTGAGCTCCCTCGAAGAGGTCGATCTGGCATTTCTGCGGGGGCTGATGGCCGCCTGA
- a CDS encoding IclR family transcriptional regulator: protein MARNIQSLERAAAMLRLLAGGERRLGLSDIASSLGLAKGTAHGILRTLQQEGFVEQDDASGRYQLGAELLRLGTTYLDVHELRARALVWTDDLARSSGESVYLGVLHQQGVLIVHHVFRPDDSRQVLEIGAMQPLHSTALGKVLSAYDPVAHSEAIDADRKAFTDRTVCDLDDFEHILDMTRARGYAADVEETWEGVASVAAPIHDRRRMPVGSVGITGAVERLCRDGELRPELIAAVRDCARAVSRDLGAGRF, encoded by the coding sequence ATGGCACGGAACATCCAGTCGCTCGAACGGGCGGCCGCGATGCTGCGGCTCCTCGCGGGCGGCGAGCGACGCCTCGGCCTGTCGGACATCGCCTCCTCCCTGGGCCTCGCCAAGGGCACCGCCCACGGGATCCTGCGCACCCTGCAGCAGGAGGGCTTCGTCGAGCAGGACGACGCCTCCGGGCGCTATCAGCTGGGCGCCGAGCTGCTGCGCCTGGGCACGACCTACCTGGACGTGCACGAGCTGCGGGCGCGGGCCCTGGTGTGGACGGACGACCTGGCCCGCTCCAGCGGGGAGAGCGTGTATCTGGGTGTCCTGCACCAGCAGGGCGTGCTGATCGTCCACCACGTCTTCCGCCCGGACGACAGCCGGCAGGTGCTGGAGATCGGGGCCATGCAGCCGCTGCACTCCACGGCCCTGGGCAAGGTCCTGTCGGCGTACGACCCGGTCGCGCACAGCGAGGCGATCGACGCCGACCGCAAGGCGTTCACGGACCGCACCGTGTGCGATCTCGACGATTTCGAACACATCCTCGACATGACCCGCGCGCGTGGTTACGCCGCCGATGTGGAGGAGACCTGGGAGGGCGTCGCGTCCGTCGCCGCCCCCATTCACGACCGGCGTCGCATGCCGGTGGGCTCGGTCGGCATCACCGGTGCCGTGGAGCGGCTGTGCCGGGACGGCGAGCTGCGGCCCGAGCTGATCGCGGCGGTGCGGGACTGTGCCCGCGCCGTATCGCGGGATCTGGGCGCCGGGCGGTTCTGA
- the glpK gene encoding glycerol kinase GlpK, giving the protein MTDAHTAGPFIAAIDQGTTSSRCIVFDRDGRIVSVDQKEHEQIFPKPGWVEHNATEIWTNVQEVVAGAIDKAGITRDDIKAIGITNQRETTVLWDKNTGEPVHNAIVWQDTRTDALCKELGRNVGQDRFRRETGLPLASYFAGPKARWLLDNVEGLKERAEAGDILFGTMDTWVIWNLTGGVDGGKHVTDVTNASRTMLMNLHTMEWDDKIAESIGVPLRILPEIRSSAEVYGEIKGGKLGDLLGGIPVASALGDQQAALFGQTCFTEGETKSTYGTGTFMVMNTGDKIINSYAGLLTTVGYKIGDQKTVYALEGSIAVTGSLVQWMRDQMGLISTAAEIETLALSVEDNGGAYFVPAFSGLFAPHWRSDARGVIAGLTRYVTKAHLARAVLEATAWQTREIADAMVKDSGDELVALKVDGGMTSNNLLMQTLSDVLDAPVVRPMVAETTCLGAAYAAGLAVGFWSSTDELRANWRRAAEWTPQMDAETRDREYKNWLKAVDRTMGWIEDDES; this is encoded by the coding sequence GTGACCGACGCCCACACCGCCGGCCCCTTCATCGCAGCCATCGACCAGGGCACGACCTCGTCCCGCTGCATCGTCTTCGACCGCGACGGCCGTATCGTCTCCGTCGACCAGAAGGAGCACGAGCAGATCTTCCCGAAGCCCGGCTGGGTCGAGCACAACGCCACCGAGATCTGGACCAACGTCCAGGAGGTCGTCGCCGGAGCCATCGACAAGGCCGGCATCACCCGCGACGACATCAAGGCCATCGGCATCACCAACCAGCGCGAGACCACCGTGCTGTGGGACAAGAACACCGGTGAGCCCGTCCACAACGCCATCGTCTGGCAGGACACCCGCACCGACGCGCTCTGCAAGGAGCTCGGCCGCAACGTCGGCCAGGACCGCTTCCGCCGCGAGACCGGCCTTCCCCTCGCCTCCTACTTCGCCGGTCCCAAGGCCCGCTGGCTGCTGGACAACGTCGAGGGCCTCAAGGAGCGCGCCGAGGCCGGCGACATCCTCTTCGGCACCATGGACACCTGGGTCATCTGGAACCTGACCGGCGGTGTCGACGGCGGCAAGCACGTCACCGACGTCACCAACGCCTCCCGCACCATGCTGATGAACCTGCACACCATGGAGTGGGACGACAAGATCGCCGAGTCCATCGGCGTGCCGCTGCGGATCCTGCCCGAGATCCGCTCCTCCGCCGAGGTCTACGGCGAGATCAAGGGCGGCAAGCTGGGCGACCTGCTCGGCGGCATCCCGGTCGCCTCCGCGCTCGGCGACCAGCAGGCGGCGCTGTTCGGCCAGACCTGCTTCACCGAGGGCGAGACCAAGTCGACGTACGGCACCGGCACCTTCATGGTGATGAACACCGGTGACAAGATCATCAACTCCTACGCGGGCCTGCTGACCACCGTCGGCTACAAGATCGGCGACCAGAAGACGGTCTACGCCCTGGAGGGCTCGATCGCCGTCACCGGCTCGCTGGTGCAGTGGATGCGCGACCAGATGGGCCTGATCTCCACCGCCGCCGAGATCGAGACGCTGGCGCTCTCGGTCGAGGACAACGGCGGCGCCTACTTCGTGCCGGCCTTCTCCGGCCTGTTCGCCCCGCACTGGCGCTCCGACGCCCGCGGTGTGATCGCCGGCCTGACCCGGTACGTCACCAAGGCGCATCTCGCCCGTGCCGTCCTGGAGGCCACCGCCTGGCAGACCCGGGAGATCGCCGACGCGATGGTCAAGGACTCCGGCGACGAGCTGGTGGCCCTCAAGGTCGACGGCGGCATGACCTCCAACAACCTGCTGATGCAGACGCTCTCCGACGTCCTGGACGCCCCCGTGGTGCGTCCGATGGTCGCCGAGACCACCTGCCTCGGCGCCGCCTACGCCGCCGGTCTCGCCGTCGGCTTCTGGTCCAGCACCGACGAGCTGCGCGCCAACTGGCGCCGGGCCGCCGAGTGGACCCCCCAGATGGACGCGGAGACCCGCGACCGTGAGTACAAGAACTGGCTCAAGGCCGTCGACCGGACCATGGGCTGGATCGAGGACGACGAGAGCTGA
- a CDS encoding FadR/GntR family transcriptional regulator encodes MAVTDEAIEKIKGMIVSGALRPGDRLPKESELAAELGLSRNSLREAVRALSLIRILDVRQGDGTYVTSLDPQLLLEALSFVVDFHRDDTVLEFLAVRRILEPAATAMAASRISEQQLDALANQLDKLGDDPSVEELVACDLEFHRGIVQSSGNSVLCSLLDGLSGPTTRARIWRGLTQEDAVSRTLREHRAILAALRDRDAEAARSWATVHIASVEQWLRSTL; translated from the coding sequence ATGGCAGTGACCGACGAGGCGATCGAGAAGATCAAGGGCATGATCGTCTCCGGTGCGCTGCGCCCCGGCGACCGGCTCCCCAAGGAGAGCGAGCTGGCGGCCGAGCTCGGGCTGTCCCGCAACTCCCTGCGGGAGGCCGTGCGCGCCCTGTCGCTGATCCGGATCCTGGACGTACGGCAGGGCGACGGCACCTATGTCACGAGCCTGGATCCGCAACTGCTGCTGGAGGCGCTGAGCTTCGTCGTCGACTTCCACCGCGACGACACGGTGCTGGAGTTCCTCGCCGTGCGCCGCATCCTGGAGCCGGCGGCCACGGCGATGGCGGCGTCGCGGATCAGCGAGCAGCAACTGGACGCGCTGGCGAACCAGTTGGACAAGCTCGGCGACGATCCGTCGGTGGAGGAACTCGTCGCCTGTGACCTGGAGTTCCACCGGGGCATCGTGCAGAGCTCCGGCAATTCGGTGCTGTGCTCGCTCCTCGACGGCCTGTCCGGGCCGACCACGCGGGCGCGGATCTGGCGGGGGCTGACCCAGGAGGACGCGGTCAGCCGGACCCTGCGCGAACACCGGGCGATCCTGGCGGCCCTGCGGGACCGGGACGCGGAGGCGGCGCGCTCGTGGGCGACGGTGCACATCGCGAGCGTGGAGCAGTGGCTGCGTTCGACCCTGTGA